The Pseudanabaena sp. ABRG5-3 genome includes the window GATCGCACAGTCAAAGTATGGCAATTATTGGCTAAATAGATACCGCATTGACAAATCAACCCTTTACAGATTTTTAGCTATCTATTGACAAATATATGCAATAAGGGTAACTTAGCAAATAAGTTCTGATGCGGTTTGACTCAGCACCGTTTCATTATTCATAGTTCAAATGCGTTCATAGGATTGAGGGATGAGATGTTTTTTGTAGATTGCTGAATGAACTGGGATGAAGCTAGCACTCATCACTCGATCCTTTATTTTGTCTAGAACGGACTGAATTATTAAAGAGATAGCGATCAAGACAACAATATCTTTAATCAAGATTTTTATTAAAATTTTATCTGATTCCTTATTAATAAATAGTTTCAATAAGTTATGGTATTCAAACAATCTGTATCACCCCAAGTCGTTAGTATCTGCACGAGTCCATCTTTACGTCGCTTTGATTTACCTTTACTTAGATCCCTATCACGGCAATATACCGTTGCCCAATGGGAATTTTGCCAAGAGCCTGATGAACCAATTGATCTCCATCTAGCAATTACTTCTCTCCATGAATACTTACAAACTTGCAAAGGCGAAGTACATCTAGTGGGACATGGGATTGCAGGGTTAGTGGGGTGGCTCTATGCAAGGCAATATCCTGCAAAAGTGCGATCGCTCACTTTGTTATCCGTGGGAGTCAACTTAGCGACTAGTTGGCATAGTCACTATTACGAGCAGCGTCAATTAATGGGCTGTAGTCGCGAAACCATATTAGCTCGCACCGCCTTTTATTTATTTGGTTATCGAGATAAGGAGATGTTGTATTGGTTAGCTGACCTCCTAAAACAAGATCTTGATAATTCCTTAGTTCCCCATTCTTTGTATGCACCAACATATATCCCGCCTGCCCCAATTCCTGTGCCAATGTTGGTTTGTGGAGCAATGGATGATTATGTAATTGGTGGTGAAAATGCCTGTCACAAGTGGCAATCCTATTTGAAAGATTGCGATCGCCTATGGATCAGTCCACAGGGTAAGCATTTTTTTCACTATTTACAAGCACAAGCCGTAAGTAAACAAATTCATTCCTTTTGGCAATCCTTGGTAAGGATCTCCAATAGCGTTGCACTCAAGCAAGAATCAAAGCACCTATAGAATATAAAATCTCAAAAGCTGTGGCGCACGTACAGCGTGCGCCACAGCTTTTGAGATTTTATATTTAATTGCACCCAGCTACTTAATTTTAGCGATCTCACTCTGGATGATTTTGGGTAAGCTATTTAGATATGAAGTACAAAGCCCAGAGCTAAGTAACTTGTACGCATAATTTTGGAGAACTTCATGAAATTGGCTGAATTTCTTATGCAGGGGCAGCAATTGCGTCAACAGGATCGCACATCTGCGATCGCCTATTTTGAACAATGTCTTCACAATACAACTGACGAAAATTCTGAGGGGGCGCTTGGTACAACCGTAAGAGTTTTGCTTGACTTAGCAGTAGAACTAATTGCCACAAAACAATTAGCACAGTTGCAAAGAGCTAAAGTTCTGGTACAACAGGCAGGGGAAGTTTTAAATCAAAGTCTAGAATCTAGCCATGAGCAACAGGCTTATTTGCTCTATGTGCGGGCAATTTTAGCGATGGAATTGGGGGAATTACGAGATGTTTTGCCGCTCTTACAAAATGCCTATGATGTCTATGGCGATAATCTTGAGGGGCAATCACTCACAGACGATGCTATCGGTCACTACTACATCAAAATTGGTGATTACCAATCAGCCTTAATGAGTTTTGAACGATCGTTATCATTGCGTCTTGAATCTAGTGATGAATCGGCGATCGGTAAAAGCTATGCTTACTTAGGAAAATTGTATGTGTTATCGGGGGAGGTTAACCAAGCGGCTAGCCTTTTTCAAAATACTTTAGATATTGCGATCGCCAATTCTGATAATTTTTTACGATTACAAGCCTTAAAGGGACTAGTAAAAGTTGCGCTTGCTGAAGCTCAGTGGCAAACTGCGATCGAGTTGATTAAAGATGCGATTGATTTACTCAAGGAACCTGTAGATAGTATTGAAATCGGTTATTTATACTGTGATCTTGCGGAAGCATTGCTAGGCAATCGCCAAACTGAAGATAGCCTGATCTGCATCAGGATCAATGCCTTACCGCGTTTCCGTGATTTTCAATATCTTAGAGGAATCGCGATCGCCAAACATATCCGAGGACGAATTTATATACATCGCTTACTAGAAGGTTTAGACAGTCTAGATGAAGATTCAATTGAAACTGCCGAAGATTCTTTGGTAGATGCTTCAATGACTTTTGAGCAATTTGGCATGATGTATGACTACGCCAAAGTCCTCTATGACTTAGCTTGTCTTTATCAGTTATGCAGTAATTCCCAATTGCAATATCAATATCAAGGTAAGTCATTGCGATCACTAGAATTATCCCTCAGTACACTCGATCAACTGGGTATGAGCAATACACAACTTGCCTCACAGGTTGAATTAATGCTGAATCAAGTTATGCGAGGTAGTTTCTAGAAGCTATAAAGGCGGCCCGATGTGCCGTCTTTATAGCAATCCTAAATGGTTTGTGGAAGCGCACCCCGAAGGGGTGCGCTTCCACAAACCTAAAAATCTACAAATGATTTAGGACTGCTATAGTTAAAAGAAGTTAGCAGTAATTTTTACTACAGATGTATGGCTAGCATTTGGAGCTAAAACGGTTAAATATTCTTTAGTATTCAAAGAATTTCGAGTCGCAGTCCAAGGCTCTAGACAATAAAAATCCTTACCCTTGACTGTCCAAAATACCAGATAGGTATAGGAATCATCATAATCAATGGCGATCTTGAGTTGGCGATCGCTATCGACTACAGACGTGGAACGACTGGCAAGATTTCCAAATACAGAATCGATCTCATCTTGATCGAAGTTAAACTTACCATCAAAGGCAAAGTTTTCCTTAGTGCGATTGTCCTCATAACTTGTAGAAGGAATATCAACCTTAAGCTGATTTTTATCACCACAGAGAAAGTAAGGATGGAAGCCAGAAGAGAATGGCATCGGTGTAGATGAGAGATTTTTGTACTCTTGGCGAATTTCGAGAGTATTCCCACGTAACTCATAGGTAAAAGCTAAATGAAAATCAAAGGGATAGACAACTTTGGTTTGCTCATTGCTACCTAACTCAACGGTCAGCCCTGCTTTACCATCAGTACTTTGTGCTGTCGCTGTCCAAGGCAACTCACGGGCAAATCCATGTTGTTTAATTTTGTATTCCTTTCCATCTACAGCATAGGTGTCATTGGGCAAGTTGCCGCACAGAGGAAACAAAATTGGATTGCCGCCTCTAACACTCAAATCAGGATGAGTAAAACGCTCAGTATCAAGATAGAAGACTTCTTGACCATTAATTTGCCAACTTGTAACAATACCACCACGTTCTGGTACAACTTCTATTTGAGAGTTAGTGCTGTCATCAGACAGAGTATAGGTATTGTATTGCTGTTGCTGAGAGGAAACTTTATACACAGATTTTGTCCTACAAGAATCTATAAAATGTCGATTATCAATTGATTCATCACAAGTTTATAGCGTTTTGCGAGTGCATACTCATTTGCAAAATAAAAAACAATTACAGTAAAAGTTTTGAGTTTTCATTGGGTCTACGCCCCAATGAAAACTCAAAACCGCAAAATAGAGCTTGTGTTGCCTCAGCTATTCTTCAGTCTTTACTGCACAACCGATCGGATAAGCCGTATGGTAAGTGCGATCGCGTTTTCCAAATAATTGATAACGATGATCACGAATTTGTACATAAGCGGCATCGCCCACCTTTTTGAGAGGGGCCAGCGCACGATAGGCAGATATCAAAGGCGATCCCACAGGTAATAGCCGTACAATTTCTTCTGCCGCATCACTACCTTGCCACCTCTGAGTAGGATCTTCACGATTAATTAAAATCATCCCCATTTCACAATCCTCAGATGTAACCTTAAATTGCTGCAAGGTCTGAACATCTTGCATTGGGATATAGCCAAACAGACATCCGCGATCGCACTTCTCTAAAATGCTGACAAAGTTGGCACAGAGATTACAATTCCCATCATAAATGACTGCGTAGGACATAAGAATTCTGCGATTTAATAAAGAACCGATTTTAGTGGCGCGGCTTTGCTGCACCACTAAAATCGGTTCTTTATTTTACTGCGAGTCCCTAAATATTTCCAGAAGCTAAAGATAGTGTGTACTATAGCAGTCCTAAATCATTTGTAAATTTTGGGATTTGTGGAAGCACACCCCTTTGGGGTGTGCTTCCACAAATCATTTAGGATTGTTATATCATCTTTTAATCTCTTAGGGTAAATTCCCCGACGCTCTGCGGCGAAAGATAGAAATTGCAATGCTAAACAAGTGTGCAAGCAAAACATTTTCTATACCCCGTCCGCTTGCGGCGGGGTAGTTAATTTAGAATTGACAGGGACCTTTTTTGCCATTAGGACAAATGGTTTCTTCATCGGTTTTAGGGAGCTTAGTTTTATCAAACACGACATTAGTGAGGTTGATACCTGCCAACTTTGCACCACTCCAATTAGCACCATTAACTTGACTACCAGTCAAATTAGCACCTCTCAAATCTGTGCTAGTCAAATCTGTATAGTTGAGCTTTGTATTGGAGAGATTAGCTCGCTTGAGACTAGTGAAGCTAAGATTTAGACCCGATAAGTCTTGGTCAGCTAAATTACGACCTTCAAGAGGCTGGTTGACGATCTGCCAAGATAGTAGAGTTTTGGAATTAAACTTAGTTGCTTTGTCAGTACCCTGAGCGCCGATTTTCGCATCCTTTAAGTTCGTACCTTCCATTTTGGCGCTAGCAAAATTAGACAGGGTTAAATCTGCACCTGCAAGATCAACAAGATTCATTTGAGCATTGTTGAACTCTGCCCAAATAACGCTCGCTTTAATTAATCTTGCCCTATTCAAGTTCGCCTTAGTAAAGTTCACGCCATCAAGATTTGCCTCCTGAAAATTAGCACCAACAAG containing:
- a CDS encoding alpha/beta fold hydrolase, with the translated sequence MVFKQSVSPQVVSICTSPSLRRFDLPLLRSLSRQYTVAQWEFCQEPDEPIDLHLAITSLHEYLQTCKGEVHLVGHGIAGLVGWLYARQYPAKVRSLTLLSVGVNLATSWHSHYYEQRQLMGCSRETILARTAFYLFGYRDKEMLYWLADLLKQDLDNSLVPHSLYAPTYIPPAPIPVPMLVCGAMDDYVIGGENACHKWQSYLKDCDRLWISPQGKHFFHYLQAQAVSKQIHSFWQSLVRISNSVALKQESKHL
- a CDS encoding tetratricopeptide repeat protein, with amino-acid sequence MKLAEFLMQGQQLRQQDRTSAIAYFEQCLHNTTDENSEGALGTTVRVLLDLAVELIATKQLAQLQRAKVLVQQAGEVLNQSLESSHEQQAYLLYVRAILAMELGELRDVLPLLQNAYDVYGDNLEGQSLTDDAIGHYYIKIGDYQSALMSFERSLSLRLESSDESAIGKSYAYLGKLYVLSGEVNQAASLFQNTLDIAIANSDNFLRLQALKGLVKVALAEAQWQTAIELIKDAIDLLKEPVDSIEIGYLYCDLAEALLGNRQTEDSLICIRINALPRFRDFQYLRGIAIAKHIRGRIYIHRLLEGLDSLDEDSIETAEDSLVDASMTFEQFGMMYDYAKVLYDLACLYQLCSNSQLQYQYQGKSLRSLELSLSTLDQLGMSNTQLASQVELMLNQVMRGSF
- a CDS encoding aldose epimerase; translated protein: MYKVSSQQQQYNTYTLSDDSTNSQIEVVPERGGIVTSWQINGQEVFYLDTERFTHPDLSVRGGNPILFPLCGNLPNDTYAVDGKEYKIKQHGFARELPWTATAQSTDGKAGLTVELGSNEQTKVVYPFDFHLAFTYELRGNTLEIRQEYKNLSSTPMPFSSGFHPYFLCGDKNQLKVDIPSTSYEDNRTKENFAFDGKFNFDQDEIDSVFGNLASRSTSVVDSDRQLKIAIDYDDSYTYLVFWTVKGKDFYCLEPWTATRNSLNTKEYLTVLAPNASHTSVVKITANFF
- a CDS encoding thiol-disulfide oxidoreductase DCC family protein translates to MSYAVIYDGNCNLCANFVSILEKCDRGCLFGYIPMQDVQTLQQFKVTSEDCEMGMILINREDPTQRWQGSDAAEEIVRLLPVGSPLISAYRALAPLKKVGDAAYVQIRDHRYQLFGKRDRTYHTAYPIGCAVKTEE